A DNA window from Brassica napus cultivar Da-Ae chromosome C1, Da-Ae, whole genome shotgun sequence contains the following coding sequences:
- the LOC106436824 gene encoding probable serine/threonine protein phosphatase 2A regulatory subunit B''delta — protein sequence MAQSKAMESLMLDIELLQLPETSPMSMKSNQDFVKKLFDQWLALPETNRLVASLVNDVKSGVALNVVSGGSSATNSGSNSPLASMFPARNGPPLSPRNSTGSPRITRQRTGLSNLSSPLKVVSDHVKELIPQFYFEDGRPPPNDQKEQCIAKINTLFHGHEDGLQLQEFKLVTSEICKVPSFFSTSIFRKVDTNNTGFVKREAFIDYWVKGNMWTKEIATQIFTILKQPDKKYLVQDDFKPVLQELLATHPGLEFLQGTPEFQDRYAETVIYRIYYYINRSGNGHLTLRELKRGNLVDAMQHADEEEDINKVLRYFSYEHFYVIYCKFWELDTDHDFLIDKENLIRYSNHALTYRIVDRIFSQVPRKFTSKTEGKMCYEDFVYFILAEEDKSSEPSLEYWFKCIDLDANGVLTRNELQFFYEEQLHRMECMAQEAVLFEDILCQLFDMVKPEDEGYICLNDLKGSKLSGNVFNILFNLNKFMAFETRDPFLIRQERANPTWTEWDRFAHREYIRLSMEEDVEDVSNGSAEAWDDSLEVSF from the exons ATGGCCCAATCCAAGGCGATGGAGTCTCTAATGCTCGATATAGAGCTGTTACAGTTGCCGGAGACGTCACCAATGTCGATGAAATCGAATCAAGACTTCGTGAAGAAGCTCTTTGATCAATGGCTTGCGCTTCCTGAAACCAATCGCTtg GTAGCATCATTGGTGAATGATGTCAAATCTGGAGTCGCATTGAATGTTGTCTCTGGAGGCTCTTCTGCTACAAATTCAGGGTCTAATAGTCCTTTGGCTTCAATGTTTCCGGCACGCAATGGCCCTCCTCTTTCTCCCAGGAACTCCACCGGCTCACCTCGGATCACTAGACAAAGGACTGGTCTCTCTAATCTTAGCTCTCCTCTCAAAGTTGTTTCTGACCATGTCAAAGAACTCATTCCTCAG ttttactttGAAGATGGTCGCCCACCACCCAATGACCAAAAAGAGCAGTGCATAGCTAAGATCAACACACTTTTCCATGGCCATGAGGATGGTTTGCAATTGCAAG aatttaaattggTCACTTCTGAGATCTGCAAGGTTCCATCATTTTTCTCCACCTCTATTTTCAGAAAAGTTGATACCAATAACACTGGTTTTGTGAAAAG agAAGCCTTCATTGATTATTGGGTTAAGGGAAATATGTGGACAAAGGAGATAGCAACTCAGATATTTACAATTCTGAAGCAACCAGATAAGAAGTACCTTGTCCAG GATGATTTCAAGCCTGTTCTCCAAGAACTATTGGCAACACACCCTGGTCTTGAATTCCTGCAAGGCACACCTGAGTTTCAGGATAGATATG CTGAAACTGTAATATACAGAATATATTACTACATAAATAGGAGTGGGAATGGTCATCTTACCTTAAGAGAGCTTAAGCGAGGAAATTTAGTTGACGCAATGCAACATGCCGATGAAGAAGAGGATATCAATAAGGTGTTGAG GTACTTCTCTTATGAGCATTTCTATGTCATATACTGCAAGTTCTGGGAGCTGGATACAGACCATGATTTCTTGATCGACAAAGAGAATCTCATCAGATACAGTAACCATGCTCTCACCTACAGGATTGTCGACCGAATCTTTTCTCAG GTACCAAGGAAGTTTACTAGTAAAACCGAAGGAAAGATGTGTTATGAGGATTTCGTTTATTTCATTCTGGCTGAAGAAGACAAGTCATCAGAACCTAGTCTAGAGTATTG GTTCAAGTGCATAGATTTGGATGCAAATGGTGTCCTGACACGGAATGAGCTGCAATTCTTTTATGAGGAGCAGCTGCATAGAATGGAATGCATGGCGCAAGAGGCGGTGCTGTTTGAGGATATTTTGTGCCAATTATTTGATATGGTCAAACCAGAAGACGAAGGGTACATTTGTCTGAATGATTTGAAGGGCTCTAAACTTTCCggaaatgttttcaatatactTTTCAACCTGAACAAGTTTATGGCGTTTGAAACACGTGATCCCTTCCTCATTCGCCAG GAGCGCGCAAATCCTACATGGACCGAGTGGGATCGTTTTGCTCATAGGGAATACATTAGGCTATCTATGGAAGAAGACGTCGAAGATGTGTCTAACGGAAGTGCTGAAGCATGGGACGACTCGCTTGAGGTCTCCTTTTGA